One Malus sylvestris chromosome 14, drMalSylv7.2, whole genome shotgun sequence DNA segment encodes these proteins:
- the LOC126600428 gene encoding aluminum-activated malate transporter 8-like yields the protein MEITKLETAGEEKVRFFSRLCRWLKALLGKLSTKVVKVVKSIIKLGQDDPRRVTHSLKVALALTLVSILYYWRVLFDGIGIAGIWAVITVVVVFEFTVGATLSKGLNRGFATFIAGALGLGATHIASLFGVKGEPIVLGIFVFLLAAASTFSRFFPRIKARYDYGVLIFILTFSMVTVSGYHVEGILEMSNQRLLTIAIGGGTCMIISAFVCPVWAGEDLHKLISSNIENLANYLVGFGGEYFPLPKDGKSAGIVSKSKESFLQGYKSVLNSKSSEESLANFARWEPGHGHFKFRHPWKQYLKIGALARQCAYQIETLNGHINSDVQVPPEFLQIIQDSCKTMSIESGKALKALAVAIKTMEEPKDACEHLENSKTAVKDLKIALKAASLETADILAIVPAATVASILVEIVKGVEKISKSVHELSELAHFKKAVECTVSQEKPLLLHRGSVNPVLLDGEDAHVIITVGETNIGSQENEINPQAPKGPKPREEA from the exons ATGGAGATCACCAAGTTAGAAACTGCAGGGGAAGAGAAGGTCAGGTTTTTCTCGCGGCTGTGCAGATGGCTCAAGGCCTTGCTCGGAAAGTTGAGTACCAAGGTTGTCAAAGTTGTGAAGAGCATTATAAAGCTAGGACAAGACGACCCAAGGAGAGTAACTCACTCTCTAAAAGTGGCTTTGGCTCTTACATTGGTGTCCATATTATACTACTGGAGAGTCCTTTTCGATGGTATTGGGATTGCTGGAATCTGGGCGGTGATAACCGTGGTAGTAGTGTTTGAATTCACTGTAG GTGCAACCCTCAGCAAAGGTTTAAATAGAGGTTTTGCAACATTCATTGCTGGTGCTCTTGGCCTTGGAGCTACTCACATAGCTAGTCTTTTTGGAGTGAAAGGAGAACCCATTGTGCTTGGGATCTTTGTCTTCCTACTAG CTGCAGCATCTACATTCTCACGGTTCTTCCCACGGATAAAGGCGAGATATGACTATGGGGTGTTGATATTCATATTAACATTTAGCATGGTGACTGTCTCGGGGTACCATGTTGAAGGGATCTTGGAGATGTCAAATCAGAGACTCTTAACAATTGCAATAGGTGGAGGAACCTGCATGATCATATCAGCTTTTGTTTGTCCAGTATGGGCTGGTGAAGATCTGCACAAGCTGATATCTTCCAATATAGAAAATCTTGCAAACTACCTAGTTG GTTTTGGTGGTGAATATTTTCCATTACCTAAGGATGGAAAGTCTGCAGGCATTGTCTCCAAAAGTAAGGAATCATTTCTTCAAGGATATAAGAGTGTCCTCAACTCAAAAAGCAGTGAAGAATCCTTG GCAAATTTTGCAAGATGGGAACCAGGACATGGCCATTTTAAATTTCGCCATCCATGGAAGCAGTACTTGAAGATCGGTGCCCTTGCCAGGCAATGTGCCTACCAGATTGAAACTTTAAATGGTCACATCAACTCAGATGTACAA GTTCCACCAGAATTTTTACAGATAATTCAAGACTCCTGCAAAACTATGAGTATTGAGTCTGGAAAAGCGCTAAAAGCATTAGCCGTAGCAATCAAAACCATGGAAGAACCAAAAGATGCTTGTGAACATTTGGAGAACTCCAAGACTGCAGTCAAAGACCTCAAAATTGCACTCAAAGCTGCATCACTAGAAACTGCAGACATACTTGCAATTGTACCAGCTGCAACAGTTGCTTCAATACTAGTTGAGATTGTGAAAGGGGtagaaaaaatttctaaatcagTTCATGAGCTTTCTGAACTAGCACACTTCAAAAAAGCTGTGGAGTGCACTGTATCACAAGAGAAGCCACTGTTGCTGCACAGGGGAAGCGTTAACCCTGTGCTTTTGGATGGTGAAGATGCCCATGTTATAATCACCGTAGGTGAAACAAACATTGGTTCCCAAGAAAATGAGATTAATCCTCAGGCACCAAAAGGCCCAAAACCAAGGGAGGAAGCGTAA